A single region of the Sulfurimonas sp. genome encodes:
- the cobA gene encoding uroporphyrinogen-III C-methyltransferase, with the protein MGKVYLTGAGPGDIELLTLKALRVIKEADVIIYDRLANPDILEEAKSGCEFVYVGKEDGRHIVPQDDINEVIYQNALKHENVVRLKGGDPFVFGRGGEEALYLYERGVEFEIIPGITSAISAPAYAGIPVTHRGVSVSFRVVTGHESPNKKESQIPWDTFKTDDTIVFLMGLHNLPKISKKLMEIGKPSSYPCAVISRGTTKHQSVVVGTLENIVEKTKDVPTPALIVVGRVVELRDQLKWFGENV; encoded by the coding sequence ATGGGTAAGGTTTATTTAACGGGTGCAGGTCCGGGAGATATAGAGCTGCTGACTCTCAAGGCTCTTAGAGTAATTAAAGAGGCAGATGTAATTATTTACGATCGTTTAGCCAACCCTGATATTTTAGAAGAAGCTAAGAGCGGGTGTGAGTTTGTTTATGTAGGCAAAGAAGACGGCAGACACATTGTCCCTCAAGACGATATCAATGAAGTTATCTATCAAAATGCTCTAAAACATGAAAATGTGGTTCGCTTAAAAGGCGGTGATCCGTTTGTATTTGGTCGCGGCGGTGAAGAAGCGCTCTATCTGTATGAGCGTGGCGTTGAGTTTGAGATAATTCCCGGTATAACATCTGCGATAAGTGCGCCTGCTTATGCGGGTATCCCTGTAACTCATCGCGGCGTATCTGTAAGTTTTAGAGTCGTAACGGGGCATGAATCTCCAAATAAAAAAGAGTCTCAAATTCCTTGGGATACTTTTAAAACAGATGATACCATCGTATTTTTAATGGGACTGCACAATCTTCCAAAAATATCTAAAAAACTTATGGAAATCGGTAAACCAAGCAGTTATCCTTGTGCCGTAATTTCAAGAGGAACAACAAAGCATCAAAGCGTCGTTGTAGGAACACTGGAAAATATAGTTGAAAAAACAAAAGATGTTCCTACTCCTGCCCTTATAGTCGTCGGAAGAGTCGTTGAGCTTAGAGATCAACTAAAATGGTTTGGGGAAAATGTCTAA
- a CDS encoding ATP-binding protein: MSKPLNTSEAVLIAPNIYWVGMHLKDDPFQCHSYLIKNGNESILIDPGSMIEFNETVRKIKSIVDICSIKYIILHHQDPDLAAAVPEIEKLINRDDLLIVTHSRMSLLIKHYMVTSKYYEIDKQNNQLITSGGLKLDFLTTPYCHSPGAFVSYEPISKVLFSGDIFGGIEESWEFYADETYFLKAKQFHQEYMPSKDIFNYALGKIEKLDIDLIAPQHGSVIEKKYIASLITDMKNLDCGLYIEEKYNRELIDTIEELQRKKQDLKERDLLLFEQSKRAEIGEMIGNIAHQWRQPLAIINTSIAILKEKNRANLLSKEEIADKLEKMEKRVVYMSETIEDFMGYYSPDKEKSWFRVCDAIERSIDIVNLQQDSKGTKVNLLLESEYKIYGLMNEFIQVIVSILSNINDLITIKNLTDTNITIALHKNSDYTTIAISDNCGGIEESNLSKIFDPYFTTKHKSMGTGLGLHIAKMIIEDNMNGFLSAKNIYNTKNEKIGAEFTIKVKNEY, from the coding sequence ATGTCTAAACCGCTTAACACTTCAGAAGCAGTGCTCATTGCCCCAAACATTTACTGGGTGGGCATGCATCTAAAAGATGACCCTTTTCAATGCCACTCATATCTGATTAAAAACGGCAATGAATCAATTTTAATCGACCCCGGCTCTATGATTGAGTTTAATGAGACGGTTAGAAAAATAAAAAGCATTGTAGATATCTGCTCTATTAAATATATTATATTGCACCATCAAGACCCGGATTTGGCAGCAGCCGTACCCGAGATAGAAAAACTAATCAATAGAGATGACCTTCTTATAGTTACCCATTCCAGAATGTCGCTTTTAATCAAACACTATATGGTAACCTCCAAGTATTACGAAATAGACAAACAAAACAATCAGCTCATAACTTCCGGCGGGCTTAAACTTGATTTTCTAACAACCCCGTATTGTCACTCTCCGGGTGCCTTTGTAAGCTATGAACCGATTTCAAAAGTTCTTTTTTCAGGCGATATTTTCGGGGGAATTGAAGAATCTTGGGAGTTTTATGCGGATGAAACCTATTTTCTAAAAGCAAAACAGTTTCATCAAGAGTATATGCCGAGCAAAGATATCTTCAATTATGCATTAGGCAAAATAGAGAAGCTCGATATAGATTTGATAGCTCCCCAACACGGTTCGGTGATAGAGAAAAAATATATTGCTTCTTTAATAACGGATATGAAAAATCTTGATTGCGGACTCTATATAGAAGAGAAATATAATCGTGAATTGATAGACACGATTGAAGAGCTGCAAAGAAAAAAACAAGATTTAAAAGAACGGGATTTGTTACTGTTTGAGCAATCCAAAAGAGCAGAAATCGGCGAGATGATCGGAAATATAGCTCATCAGTGGCGTCAGCCTCTGGCGATAATAAATACATCCATAGCAATACTAAAAGAGAAAAACAGAGCAAATCTGCTAAGCAAAGAAGAGATAGCCGATAAACTGGAAAAAATGGAAAAACGCGTTGTATATATGTCTGAAACCATAGAAGATTTTATGGGTTATTATAGTCCAGATAAAGAGAAATCTTGGTTTAGGGTTTGCGATGCCATAGAGAGATCCATTGACATCGTAAATTTGCAACAAGACAGCAAGGGAACTAAAGTAAATCTTTTGCTTGAGAGCGAATATAAAATTTACGGACTTATGAATGAGTTCATACAAGTAATAGTTTCCATTTTGTCAAATATAAACGATTTAATTACGATAAAAAATCTAACCGACACAAACATTACTATTGCGCTGCATAAAAACAGCGATTATACAACCATTGCAATATCAGATAATTGCGGCGGGATAGAAGAGAGTAACTTGAGTAAAATATTTGATCCCTACTTTACGACAAAACATAAATCTATGGGAACCGGACTTGGACTGCACATCGCAAAAATGATTATAGAAGATAATATGAACGGGTTTTTGAGTGCAAAAAATATCTACAATACCAAAAATGAAAAAATTGGCGCTGAATTTACTATAAAGGTAAAAAATGAATATTGA
- a CDS encoding response regulator produces MNIEKIKDISILLAEDETELRESLYEYLQIFFNRIYTAECGYKAYDIYKQKRPHIILTDINMPNLDGLDMIAKIRKDDKDTKIIVMSAHSEQEKLLKAIKLHLETYLIKPIKMDTLKKILLETVELIRKTTNRTYVSDNIYWDNSTNTLWHDSKEIKLRKMENSLLKLLFSQPNRCFAAKDIFEHLHEEKNNKDFSTHAITSLMKRIRTKLPQDIIQNIYGSGYKIVSI; encoded by the coding sequence ATGAATATTGAAAAAATAAAAGATATCTCCATTTTATTGGCAGAAGATGAAACAGAACTTCGTGAATCGCTTTATGAATATCTGCAAATATTTTTTAATCGTATCTATACCGCAGAGTGCGGATATAAAGCGTATGACATCTATAAGCAAAAGAGACCGCATATTATTTTAACCGATATAAATATGCCAAATTTAGACGGTTTGGATATGATTGCCAAGATAAGAAAGGATGATAAAGATACAAAGATTATTGTTATGAGTGCGCACTCTGAACAAGAAAAATTGTTAAAAGCAATCAAACTTCATCTTGAAACATACTTAATCAAACCGATAAAGATGGACACCTTAAAAAAAATATTACTTGAAACGGTAGAGTTAATCAGAAAAACGACTAATCGCACTTATGTCTCTGATAATATATATTGGGATAATTCAACAAATACTCTTTGGCATGACTCTAAAGAGATAAAACTTAGAAAAATGGAAAATTCACTCTTAAAATTACTTTTTTCACAGCCGAACCGCTGTTTTGCAGCAAAAGATATTTTTGAACATCTTCATGAAGAAAAAAATAACAAAGATTTTTCAACTCATGCTATAACATCCCTTATGAAGCGAATTCGTACAAAACTGCCGCAAGACATAATTCAAAATATTTACGGCTCAGGTTATAAAATAGTCTCTATCTAA
- a CDS encoding tetratricopeptide repeat protein: MFKYIVVGFLMLLNLEASTDEALKAFKNKDYAMAFKLYEKSANDGDAKAQSALSYLYANGLGTKQDTGKSIEWLEKSASNSNANAQYDLGMFYLNGNNVKKDSKKAFELLSASSNQNNPNAQYNLALMYYNGDGADLNVSKSAELLESAANGGHVIAQQNVGRVYMQLLNFDKAAEWFEKSAAAGDENSYYALAEIYCQVEKFKEAKVWTQKAIKSGNKEAELLYKKYELDKY, encoded by the coding sequence ATGTTTAAGTATATAGTAGTCGGATTTTTAATGTTGCTAAATTTGGAAGCAAGCACGGATGAGGCACTTAAAGCCTTTAAGAATAAAGATTATGCAATGGCTTTTAAACTGTATGAAAAAAGTGCGAATGACGGAGATGCAAAAGCTCAAAGCGCGCTTAGTTACCTCTATGCTAACGGTTTAGGGACAAAACAAGATACCGGCAAGTCAATAGAGTGGCTGGAAAAATCCGCAAGTAACTCAAATGCAAATGCGCAGTATGATTTGGGTATGTTTTACCTAAACGGGAACAATGTAAAAAAAGACAGCAAAAAAGCATTTGAACTGCTCAGTGCTTCATCAAATCAAAATAACCCTAACGCTCAGTACAATTTGGCGCTTATGTATTATAACGGTGACGGAGCAGATTTAAATGTGTCAAAAAGTGCTGAACTTTTAGAGAGTGCCGCAAACGGAGGGCATGTAATCGCACAACAAAATGTAGGGCGTGTCTATATGCAGCTTTTAAATTTTGACAAAGCCGCAGAGTGGTTTGAAAAAAGTGCGGCGGCAGGGGATGAGAACTCATATTATGCTTTAGCAGAAATCTATTGTCAAGTAGAAAAATTTAAAGAAGCTAAAGTATGGACGCAAAAAGCTATAAAAAGCGGAAATAAAGAGGCGGAACTTCTTTACAAAAAGTATGAATTAGATAAATATTAA
- a CDS encoding YceI family protein, producing the protein MKKLLLTLLLALPLFAVNLQLKSGSVAAHTEMVMDSTIDPLNNSLHADITMDGDDITTLKGKFWVEMNLFVSDKSDRDKSMYKEVEADKFKLATYTISSVTKADDSYTINGVLNFHGKEKPLSAKAKITMTNGTPTIEAASMILVSDFGIKMPCMVFMCVRDRVDLLVKAAF; encoded by the coding sequence ATGAAAAAATTATTACTGACACTACTTTTGGCGCTACCGCTTTTTGCTGTAAATCTACAACTTAAAAGCGGTTCTGTTGCGGCACATACGGAGATGGTGATGGATAGTACCATTGATCCGTTAAATAACTCTCTGCATGCCGATATAACGATGGATGGTGATGATATAACGACTCTTAAGGGTAAGTTTTGGGTAGAGATGAATCTCTTTGTTAGCGATAAGAGTGATAGAGATAAGAGTATGTACAAGGAAGTTGAGGCAGATAAATTTAAACTGGCTACATATACTATCTCAAGTGTCACAAAAGCAGATGATAGTTACACTATAAACGGAGTACTAAATTTTCACGGAAAAGAGAAACCGCTAAGCGCAAAAGCAAAGATAACAATGACAAACGGTACTCCTACAATAGAGGCTGCTTCAATGATTTTAGTAAGTGATTTCGGTATTAAAATGCCGTGTATGGTTTTTATGTGTGTTCGTGACAGAGTTGATCTTTTGGTTAAAGCAGCATTTTAA
- a CDS encoding ABC transporter ATP-binding protein: protein MIQASNISHFYGSEQVLFDLTFQIKSGEFLFLSGESGSGKSTLLSILSTLLKPSNGELLIDAEAVDKIKNIDHFRQSKIGFVFQFHYLINYLSVYENIALAAMDNKRENINKILDELGILELSSRYPNEISGGQRQRVAVARALVNEPKIIFADEPTGSLDSKNSTIVYELLQNAQKNGTTVVVASHDMQIQNYATKIIRLKDGQIL, encoded by the coding sequence ATGATACAAGCATCAAATATTTCACATTTTTACGGTAGTGAACAAGTGTTATTTGACCTCACATTTCAGATAAAAAGCGGTGAGTTTCTCTTTTTAAGCGGAGAGAGCGGAAGCGGAAAATCAACGCTTCTCTCTATTTTGTCAACGCTTTTAAAACCCTCAAACGGAGAGCTTTTGATAGACGCAGAGGCGGTTGATAAAATCAAAAATATAGACCATTTTCGCCAAAGCAAGATAGGCTTTGTTTTTCAGTTTCATTATCTTATAAATTATTTAAGCGTATATGAAAATATTGCATTAGCCGCAATGGATAATAAAAGAGAAAATATAAACAAGATACTTGATGAGCTTGGTATTTTGGAACTCTCATCCCGCTATCCAAACGAGATTTCGGGCGGACAGAGACAAAGAGTTGCAGTTGCCCGTGCACTTGTAAACGAACCAAAAATCATCTTTGCGGATGAACCTACGGGCAGTTTGGATTCAAAAAACAGCACAATCGTATATGAACTGCTGCAAAATGCACAAAAAAACGGCACAACGGTTGTGGTAGCTTCTCACGATATGCAGATACAAAATTATGCAACTAAAATCATTAGGTTAAAAGATGGACAAATTTTATAA
- a CDS encoding ABC transporter permease translates to MISLKALSKNPFKSLLIFSSITIAVMAIFLISSVSQGIIGMYSKMIKTDGDIIITQKGISDTFFSNVDIALMGEIDKLEHVSSSYAMIVGASPIGHIPIAGIYGTTANHFSHYKLSSGRYPRVGEVILGENLAKQFATKNINIGNKNFEISGIYSSDIGFEEGGVVMNVADAGTLFNRSASFILVSSNLPNEIDEIVKKISRMDSQIEAKTTQNFVKEYNQFKIIENSSIVISTLAFAMGLMGIASVMSMIVNSRKEEFGIMRALGKSRFFIIKNLFFETLVMSFSAYLFALFLSLGILALLPHIEMLQGYVNGTLSLSTAIYVLASTLFMALLGSLFPAWIASKTDPILLINQGCA, encoded by the coding sequence GTGATATCGTTAAAAGCGCTTAGTAAAAATCCTTTTAAAAGTCTGTTGATATTTTCATCTATTACTATCGCGGTAATGGCAATTTTTCTCATCAGCTCCGTTTCGCAGGGCATTATCGGGATGTACTCCAAGATGATTAAAACGGATGGAGATATCATCATCACGCAAAAAGGAATTTCGGATACTTTTTTCTCAAATGTAGATATTGCTTTGATGGGTGAGATAGATAAACTAGAGCATGTAAGTTCAAGCTATGCCATGATAGTAGGAGCTTCCCCGATTGGGCATATCCCTATTGCGGGCATTTACGGAACGACTGCCAACCATTTTTCTCACTACAAACTCTCAAGCGGGAGATATCCTAGAGTTGGTGAAGTTATTTTAGGTGAAAATCTAGCTAAGCAATTTGCAACAAAAAATATAAATATAGGAAACAAAAATTTTGAAATCTCGGGTATATACAGCAGCGATATAGGTTTTGAAGAGGGCGGAGTCGTTATGAATGTAGCAGATGCGGGTACGCTCTTTAACCGTTCCGCCTCTTTTATTTTGGTTTCATCAAATTTGCCTAACGAAATAGATGAGATAGTTAAAAAAATCTCTCGGATGGATAGTCAAATAGAGGCAAAAACAACACAGAACTTTGTAAAAGAGTACAACCAGTTTAAAATAATCGAAAATTCATCTATTGTTATATCTACCCTTGCTTTTGCTATGGGTTTAATGGGTATTGCTTCGGTTATGAGCATGATTGTAAATTCCCGCAAAGAGGAGTTCGGTATAATGCGCGCACTTGGCAAGAGCCGATTTTTTATCATAAAAAATCTATTTTTTGAAACACTTGTTATGAGTTTTTCCGCATATCTGTTCGCACTCTTTCTTAGTCTTGGGATTTTGGCACTTTTGCCTCATATAGAGATGCTTCAAGGGTATGTAAACGGGACGCTCTCTCTCTCAACTGCTATCTATGTTTTAGCTTCAACGCTCTTTATGGCGCTTTTAGGTTCACTCTTTCCTGCTTGGATAGCTTCTAAAACAGACCCGATTTTGCTTATAAATCAAGGATGCGCATGA
- a CDS encoding metallophosphoesterase, whose translation MSLQVGWNYFPFKEVNIKNQSFFESFCGLRIIQLSDLHLTKKVNVDYLKTLVKKINEQKPDIIVFTGDIIQTKALRVKEQIEVFKSLEAKAYFVTGNHDIVYGVKELQAAMNESNIICLDNEIVKLQIKDFELQLIGLSDRYSFLRKIKRPIKELFSKLDPNLPTILLAHQPKDIEHIGSHRVDVQLSGHTHGGQIYPFSLFVKLFQPYFSGLYLYKKTVLYVSNGVGYWGLNIRYKAQSEITVLTIN comes from the coding sequence GTGTCTTTACAAGTTGGTTGGAACTATTTTCCTTTTAAAGAAGTCAACATAAAAAATCAAAGTTTTTTTGAGTCGTTTTGCGGGCTTCGTATCATTCAACTATCGGATTTGCATCTTACTAAAAAGGTCAATGTCGATTATCTTAAGACATTGGTTAAAAAAATAAACGAGCAAAAGCCGGATATTATAGTTTTTACCGGAGATATAATTCAAACAAAAGCTTTGCGTGTAAAAGAGCAGATAGAAGTTTTTAAAAGTTTGGAGGCAAAAGCATATTTCGTGACCGGTAATCATGATATAGTTTACGGTGTAAAAGAGTTGCAGGCGGCGATGAATGAGAGCAATATTATCTGTTTGGACAATGAAATAGTAAAGTTGCAAATTAAAGATTTTGAGTTGCAGCTAATCGGGCTTAGCGATAGATATAGTTTTTTACGCAAAATCAAGCGACCCATAAAAGAGCTTTTTTCAAAGCTTGACCCAAATTTGCCCACAATTCTTCTTGCTCATCAGCCAAAGGATATAGAGCATATCGGTTCTCACCGTGTCGATGTTCAACTAAGCGGACATACCCACGGCGGGCAGATATATCCTTTTAGTCTATTCGTTAAACTTTTTCAACCCTATTTCAGCGGTCTTTATCTGTATAAAAAAACAGTTTTGTATGTTAGCAACGGAGTCGGATATTGGGGTTTGAATATTAGATATAAGGCTCAAAGCGAAATAACGGTATTAACAATCAATTAG
- a CDS encoding DUF3015 family protein, with translation MKKFLISFAAVMALSSSVMADVNSQTGCGLGSMIIKDNSTAVLLALQATTNGIFGNQTFGITSGTSGCQKTKFVMNEQAQEFVASNMDQLAKEIAIGHGESVDTLAELLKISDKATFSASLQQNYNSIYTSQNAKMADVLDNIAATTL, from the coding sequence ATGAAAAAGTTTTTAATTAGTTTTGCGGCAGTTATGGCACTAAGCTCATCCGTAATGGCAGATGTTAATTCGCAAACAGGTTGTGGTTTAGGTTCAATGATTATTAAAGATAATTCAACGGCGGTTTTATTGGCACTGCAAGCTACAACAAACGGTATTTTCGGAAACCAAACTTTCGGTATTACATCAGGAACTTCAGGTTGTCAAAAAACTAAATTTGTAATGAATGAGCAAGCTCAAGAGTTTGTTGCTTCAAATATGGATCAACTTGCAAAAGAGATTGCAATAGGACACGGCGAGAGTGTTGATACTTTGGCGGAACTACTGAAAATATCCGACAAAGCAACTTTTAGCGCATCGCTTCAACAAAATTACAACAGCATCTACACTAGCCAAAACGCTAAGATGGCTGATGTTCTTGATAATATCGCTGCAACTACTTTATAA
- a CDS encoding DUF4105 domain-containing protein, whose translation MNYGVSQIDDERFFLSPDGKTNAKSELNATIEALLNEKTFDDNSTACRFPARKAWLAEQLNIAHFPKVECKEYDKVLQRLNPKSVTLVFPSAHINSPASMFGHTFLRINSAHDSKLLSYAVNYAADADPDKENGAIFAIKGLFGGYFGKYSLLPYYDKLKEYRDSEQRDIWEYDLDLSEEETLKMFKHIWELNETHSYYYFFTENCSYNMLWFLETARPSIHLREYFNFQIIPFETVHAAKAEEIINNTFYRPSKRTTLLKYEELLYEEHKSMPLELIDSKITEQDILNNPNIDIQQKRYILEASIELLEYKMSKNKIKKEEYLKLFHAFSKARASLGQGEKLNINTPPNPIDAHQAIRASIGGGFREGEPISFLGIRPAYHDLQDSGYGFLRGTQIEFLDFEISYSNHKTEVEKATILSITSLAQRSQFFENLSWRTKFGWDRNSLDATANFIGTVGIGLSRGNEFAYVYMMADPLFYFDKKTTSALGGSIGIVFDKYKNMSTNIEATRRWYDTGDTQNLINISQSFRVSQNVQLKFNYDYKEKRDLKVQKEEDSFKVYLNYYY comes from the coding sequence ATGAATTATGGAGTCAGCCAAATAGACGATGAAAGATTTTTTCTCTCGCCTGATGGCAAAACTAATGCAAAAAGTGAGCTAAACGCTACAATCGAAGCCCTGTTAAACGAAAAAACTTTCGATGACAATTCAACGGCATGCAGATTTCCGGCAAGAAAAGCTTGGTTGGCAGAGCAGCTAAATATCGCACACTTTCCAAAAGTAGAATGCAAAGAGTATGATAAAGTCTTGCAAAGGCTAAATCCAAAATCCGTAACTCTGGTCTTCCCCTCGGCTCATATAAACTCACCGGCTTCTATGTTCGGGCATACATTTCTGCGGATAAACTCCGCACATGACTCCAAACTTCTATCGTACGCCGTAAATTATGCAGCGGATGCGGATCCGGACAAAGAAAACGGAGCTATTTTCGCGATAAAAGGGTTATTTGGCGGTTACTTCGGCAAATACTCTCTTCTTCCCTATTATGACAAACTAAAAGAGTATCGAGACAGCGAGCAAAGAGATATCTGGGAGTATGATTTAGATCTAAGTGAAGAGGAGACTCTTAAGATGTTTAAGCACATTTGGGAACTAAACGAAACTCACTCATACTACTATTTTTTTACAGAGAATTGCTCCTACAATATGCTTTGGTTTTTAGAGACTGCAAGACCGAGCATACATCTAAGAGAATATTTTAACTTTCAAATCATCCCTTTTGAAACAGTACATGCGGCAAAAGCAGAAGAAATTATAAATAATACTTTTTACAGACCCTCAAAAAGAACTACCCTTTTAAAGTATGAAGAGTTGCTTTATGAAGAACACAAATCTATGCCCCTAGAATTAATCGATTCAAAGATTACCGAGCAAGATATTTTAAATAACCCGAACATTGATATTCAACAAAAAAGATATATATTGGAAGCTTCCATAGAGTTGCTAGAGTATAAAATGAGTAAAAACAAAATAAAAAAAGAGGAGTATTTAAAACTTTTTCATGCTTTTTCAAAAGCAAGAGCAAGTTTGGGACAGGGAGAAAAGTTAAATATTAATACTCCTCCAAATCCGATAGACGCTCATCAGGCTATAAGAGCCTCGATAGGAGGCGGATTTAGAGAAGGCGAACCCATAAGCTTTTTAGGAATTCGTCCTGCGTATCATGACTTACAAGACAGCGGCTACGGTTTTTTAAGAGGCACGCAAATTGAGTTTCTTGATTTTGAAATCTCCTACTCTAATCATAAAACAGAAGTAGAAAAAGCCACCATTCTCTCCATCACTTCACTTGCTCAGAGATCTCAGTTTTTTGAAAATTTATCGTGGAGAACAAAATTCGGGTGGGATAGAAATTCTCTTGATGCAACGGCAAACTTTATAGGAACCGTCGGCATAGGTCTTAGCCGCGGAAATGAGTTTGCCTATGTTTATATGATGGCTGACCCGCTCTTTTATTTTGATAAAAAAACTACTTCCGCACTGGGTGGGAGTATTGGCATTGTTTTTGACAAATACAAAAATATGAGTACAAACATAGAAGCCACAAGAAGATGGTACGACACAGGTGATACCCAAAACCTTATAAATATTTCACAAAGTTTCAGAGTATCACAAAATGTTCAGCTTAAGTTTAATTACGATTACAAAGAGAAAAGAGATTTAAAAGTGCAAAAAGAAGAAGATAGTTTTAAAGTTTATTTAAACTACTATTATTAA
- a CDS encoding AMIN domain-containing protein: MIRILFISALLLLVLDARENPFFPTGGEKDIPISSNENRSKEPLKRATIALPAQARILQKVTLEYKNLDGTVENKSIELDNSVDWHLPVFVSQNYSEISKTAQLEDKHDKNEVKQKDSAYKTIASIKDLSLLSSGKSLKIVTTDEILRNFLLVHPHRIVIDLKKNEEVKSYVKKDFQNIFKEVRIGNHDGYYRVVVELDGYYRYDLKKVSDGYLIELK, from the coding sequence TTGATTAGAATTTTATTTATATCTGCTTTATTGCTTCTTGTTCTGGATGCTCGTGAAAATCCTTTTTTCCCCACAGGCGGTGAAAAAGATATTCCTATCTCTTCAAATGAAAATAGAAGCAAAGAACCTTTAAAAAGAGCAACGATTGCTCTTCCTGCTCAAGCTAGAATTCTTCAAAAAGTTACATTAGAGTACAAAAATCTGGATGGAACAGTAGAGAATAAAAGTATAGAGCTTGATAACTCAGTGGATTGGCATCTTCCGGTTTTTGTTTCACAGAACTACTCTGAAATTTCAAAAACTGCCCAATTAGAAGATAAACATGATAAAAACGAAGTTAAACAAAAAGATTCAGCATATAAAACTATTGCGTCTATAAAAGATTTATCTCTTTTATCGTCGGGCAAAAGCTTAAAGATAGTAACAACGGATGAAATTTTAAGAAATTTTCTACTTGTGCATCCGCATAGAATAGTGATTGATTTGAAAAAAAATGAGGAAGTAAAAAGTTATGTAAAAAAAGATTTCCAAAATATCTTTAAAGAAGTTAGAATTGGGAATCATGACGGATATTACAGAGTTGTTGTCGAACTTGACGGATATTATCGATATGATTTAAAAAAGGTCTCCGACGGCTACCTCATAGAGTTAAAGTAG
- the eno gene encoding phosphopyruvate hydratase, translating to MFIDNISAIEVMDSRGNPTVKATVELSDGTKESAIVPSGASTGKREALELRDGGSRYMGKGVLKAVENVNSQIADALIGLSPFNQAVIDATMKELDGTDNYGNLGANAVLGVSMAVARAAAKSLGVPLYRYLGGANAMVMPTPMLNIINGGSHADNSVDFQEYMIMPIGFEDFATSLQASAEVYHNLKAILKAKKHNTALGDEGGFAPDLSSNEEPIQIIMQAIEKAGYKAGEQMAIALDVAASELVTEGGYRLDSENRTVTSAELVDYYVDLCSKYPIVSIEDGLSEDDWDGWKLLTEKLGDKVQLVGDDLFVTNASILNEGITKGIANAILIKPNQIGSVSETMLTVRLAQRNGYKCVMSHRSGESEDAFIADFAVALNCGEIKTGSTARGERTAKYNRLLEIENEVVYGEYLGSKLFS from the coding sequence ATGTTCATAGATAATATAAGTGCAATTGAAGTAATGGATTCTCGCGGAAACCCTACGGTAAAAGCGACGGTAGAGCTAAGCGACGGAACTAAAGAGAGCGCGATTGTACCGTCAGGTGCCAGTACGGGTAAAAGAGAAGCGCTGGAGCTTCGCGACGGCGGCAGCAGATATATGGGCAAAGGCGTGCTTAAAGCTGTAGAGAATGTAAACAGCCAAATTGCAGATGCTCTAATCGGTCTTTCACCGTTCAATCAAGCAGTGATTGATGCTACTATGAAAGAGCTTGACGGAACCGATAACTATGGAAACTTGGGAGCTAATGCCGTTTTAGGCGTATCTATGGCTGTTGCGCGCGCTGCGGCAAAAAGTTTAGGCGTTCCGCTTTATCGTTATTTAGGCGGTGCAAACGCTATGGTTATGCCGACACCGATGCTTAATATTATTAATGGCGGTTCACATGCCGATAACTCGGTTGATTTTCAAGAGTATATGATTATGCCGATTGGTTTTGAGGATTTTGCAACTTCGCTCCAAGCAAGTGCTGAAGTATATCACAACCTAAAAGCTATTCTAAAAGCTAAAAAGCACAACACGGCACTTGGGGATGAGGGCGGTTTTGCACCCGACTTGAGTTCAAATGAAGAACCTATCCAAATCATTATGCAAGCGATTGAAAAAGCAGGATATAAAGCGGGTGAGCAGATGGCAATCGCTCTTGATGTCGCTGCATCTGAGTTGGTGACTGAGGGCGGTTATAGACTTGATAGCGAAAACAGAACGGTAACTTCTGCAGAGTTGGTCGACTATTATGTAGATTTATGTTCAAAATATCCAATCGTATCTATCGAAGACGGTCTAAGCGAAGATGATTGGGACGGTTGGAAGCTTTTAACTGAAAAACTGGGGGATAAAGTTCAATTAGTAGGCGATGATTTGTTTGTTACAAATGCAAGCATATTGAATGAAGGGATTACCAAAGGTATCGCAAATGCTATTCTTATTAAACCGAATCAAATCGGTTCGGTAAGCGAGACTATGCTTACCGTTCGTCTTGCACAAAGAAACGGATATAAATGTGTTATGAGCCATCGTTCGGGCGAGAGCGAAGACGCGTTTATTGCCGATTTTGCAGTAGCACTTAATTGCGGTGAGATAAAAACAGGTTCTACTGCCCGCGGAGAAAGAACTGCTAAATACAATCGTCTTTTGGAGATAGAAAATGAAGTAGTCTACGGTGAATATTTAGGTTCTAAACTTTTTAGCTAA